Within Raineyella sp. W15-4, the genomic segment ATATGCTTCTACTTCTCAGTCTCGGACCTCACATTCAGTGCCTCAGCCGAGGACTCCGGATGGACCGCGCTGGTCAGGACCGGCACAACACCCACGATCAATGGCCTCACGGCCTACCGGACCAACTACGACGGAAGGTGGACCTGGGACTCCGCTCGTCGAATCTGGACGACGGATGGCTGTCCACGGTTCACTGCGTCGTACACCGGTCCGCGCGTCCAGAAGCAGGCGTACGTACGACGTAGTGTGACGATCAACGGACGTGTCACGTCCTTCGGGGCCCAGAGTTGCGTGATCACCGAACTCCCCGTCGTCGATACGGCACCGATCCACTCCACCCCGGCGGTGAGAGGCCCGTCCCGGGCACTCAGACCGCCACCGAACAGCCCGCTGACAGACCGAGAGCCGGACGCGGTGTGAGGCGTCCACCCGGTCCCGGGCTTCACCGGTTACGCCCAGGATCTCCCTCGGCTTGAGCGTCGCCGCCGATCGAGTCTCTTGACCCGTTCGCCGTTGTCATCTCGGGATCGGCCGGAGGTGACCGAGAGTTGTGCACAGCACGTGTGGAAATGCCATATCTGGTCGCGGCTGTCAAGCCTCCAAAGGGTCCATAGACCAGCTGCACATGTGGTCTGATGATTGCTCCGGCTGAGTTTTCATCCACTCCCCAGCGCGTGCGGAATCCCTTGTCAGAGCGGTGTCGGGGAAGGTCTGACCGATCCTCGTGGCAGGCAGTCCACAAGTTGTCCCCCTGCCCGGTGAGAGTCTCCACAAGCCGTCCCCGGTTGTCCACATCCCCTGTGGACAACCGGGGTGGCGGACTACCTCGCGAGCGTCTACGGTGGAGCTCCGCCGGTCCCCAGGGAGCAGCGGAGGTGGACCCCCGACGGCCCGAGAGGGGCGGTCCGGCGGCAGGTTCCAGGCGCCGTCTCCGACAGCGATCCGTACGTCGCCTGCCGTCGTACCGAAGGGTCGTACGGGAGGACTGTCAGAGCCCGTACCTAGGGTCGGTCCCAGCAGTGGGCAGTGTCGGAAGAGGGGGAGTCATGGGTGTCGTCGGGCTGGAGCAGGCCTGGAACGCCGACCATCGGGAGCCCGGGCCGGGGCCGGATCGTCAGCCGCCGCAGGATCTGGTCGCCGAGCAGAGCGTGCTGGGCGCGATGATGATCTCCAAGGACGCCATCGCCGAGGTCATCGAGCTTGTCCGCAGCGACGACTTCTACAAGCCCGCCCACGAGTTGATCTTCGACGCGATCGTGCACCTGTACTCCCTCGGCGAGCCCGCCGACGCGATCACCGTGGCCGAACAACTGACCAAGCGCGGCGACATCGCCCGGGTCGGCGGCCACACCTACCTCTACGATCTGGTCGCCTCCGTCTCTGTCGCCGCGAACGCCGGCTACTACGCCCAGATCGTCCGCGACAAGGCGGTGCTGCGCCGCCTGGTGCAGGCCTCGATCAAGATCGCCCAGCTCGGCTACAACGCCGAGGGCGACGTCGACGACATCGTCGACGAGGCCCAGGCCACCATGTACGCCATCGCCGACCGGCGCACCACCGAGGACTACAAGCCGCTGGAGCAGCTGATCGAGCCGACGATGGACGAGATGGAGCTGATCGAGGCTCAGGGTGGGGTGATGAGCGGCGTCCCCACCGGCTTCGCCGAGCTCGACGAGCTGACCGCGGGTCTGCACTCCGGGCAGATGATCATCATCGCCGCCCGACCGGGCATGGGGAAGTCGACGCTGGGGCTGGACATCTGTCGCTCCGCCTCGATCAAGCACGGGCTGACCTCGTGCATCTTCTCCCTGGAGATGAGCCAGACCGAGATCACCATGCGGATGCTCTCGGCCGAAGCATCGGTGCCGCTGTCGCACATGCGCCAGGGCACCATGTCGAGCGACGAGTGGGACCGGGTCTCCGGCAAGGCCAGCCTGATCGGGTCCGCGCCGCTGTATGTGGACGACTCCCCCAACCTGACGATGATGGAGATCCGCGCCAAGGCACGCCGACTCAAGCAGCAGCACGACCTGAAGCTGATCGTGCTCGACTACCTGCAGCTGATGAGCTCCGGCAAGAAGGTCGAGTCCCGCCAGCTGGAGGTCTCCGAGTTCTCCCGGCAGATGAAGCTGCTCGCCAAGGAGCTCGAGCTGCCGGTGATCGCCATCTCGCAGCTGAACCGTAACCCGGAGAAGCGGGACGACAAGCGCCCGTCGGTCTCCGACCTGCGTGAGTCCGGTTCGCTGGAGCAGGACGCGGACGTGATCATCCTCGTCCACCGCGACGACTACTACAACAAGGACGACTCCGACCGGGTCGGCGAGGCCGACATCATCGTCGCCAAGCACCGCAACGGCCCCACCAAGACCGTGACGGTGGCCTTCCAGGGCCACTACTCACGGTTCACCGACATGGCGCACTGACGACACGCGGTGCCGACCTCGCAGCGCTCACGCCGCGCCGCTCGGCACCGCGCGAGCATTCATGTTCCGGAGGATGTCGACAATGACGTCGACGTCCTCCGGGAAGATCGCGTCGACAAGACCGTGGTCGACGTACGGCGACTCGTAGAGCCGGGCCGGCTTCATTACCCCGTTGGCGGTGAGCTCGTCGACGATCAGCGACCCGAACGGATCTGCTCGACGGAGAACTTCGACTCATCCAGGAAGCCCGCGACGGCCTCGTTGACAGCGGACCGGTCCAACCCAACAAGTGAGCGGATGAACGGGCCGAGCGCACCCGCACGCTCGGTCACCCACGCGAGGTCTACCTGCTGGTCGCCGCCGGACGCGACGAGCATCCCCGCAAGCGAGCCGAGGTCGTCGGCGGTGAGTTGCTCGTTGCGGCGCAATCGTTGCAGCGCGACATGGTCCCTGTGCTGCCGCAGATAGGCCTGTGCCTTGGCGCGGAACCGCTCCCAGTTCATCCCCGAGGTCGCCTGCGGCAGGTCGACCACCGTCGGCTCGTCCAGGGTGTCCTCGAAGTCGGTGTAGACCGGGCTCTGCCGCGTCTTCTCGACGAACCGTACGAGGTCGCGCAGCCGCAGCCGCATGACCTCGAGCATCGGCAGGGTGACGTCGACCCACCACTCGTCGCCGGCCACCTCATCGAGGAACGGCAGCTGCTCGGCCACCGACGGGATGGTCTTCTTCGGCAGCAGTGCGGTCGCGATGGCCTGGATGGCCTCGCGGATCCGCTCGGCGGCGACGGCGTCGCCGTCGGAGCTGGGCGAGCTGTCGCCGCAGCTGCAGCGACCCTTCAGAGCCGGGCAGGTCCTGGCTGAAGTAGTCGAGGTTGCCGCAGAAGTCGAAGACGAGGAAGTCCTTCTTGTCCTCACCCGGGCGAACTCGCCGCCGTACTCGGGGTAGGCGACGTTGAACCGTTGCGCGATGAACTCGGCGTGGGCCTGGTTCCTCGCGAAGACGATGGTCTTGCCGAGCCGATCGCCGCCGGCGACCTTGTAGCCCTGCGACATCAGGGTGGCGAGGACCTTGTCGACGGTGTCCTCGTTGAAGGGGAAGCGGTTGATCTCCTCGGAATCGATGGCCTCCAGCGGGCCGTCGTCGCCCCAGTCCAGGGCGTCCCACTCGTCCTTCTCCTCCTCGGAGAGCTCGTCGTAGCGGATACCGGAGCGAAGGAACTTCGTCCCGACCGACACCCCGAGTGGCGGCACCAGGAATCCGTCGCCGACCGCCTCGTCAAGGCCGTACGCGTCGGTCGGGACGCCGTCCTCGAGCTGGAACAACCGGTAGGTGTTGTGGTCGACCTCGTCCTTCGGCGTCGCGGTCAGTCCGACAAGGTAGGAGTCGAACCATTCAGAGATCGCCCGGTATTTCTGGTAGACGGAGCGGTGCGCCTCGTCGATGACGATCAGGTCGACGTAGCCCGGCCCGAACCGACGGTCACTGTCGTCGCCGCGGTCCAACTCGGCGTTGATCAGGTTCATGATCGTCGGGTAGGTGGAGGCTTACACCCGTCCGTCGACGGTCTTCTCGGTGACCAAATTGACGGTCGTGACCGACGGCAGGTGGGCCTTGAACGCGTCGACCGCCTGGTTGACCAGTGCCGTACGGTCGGCCAGGAAGAGCACGCGCTTGACCCAGTTGGCCTTCATCAGCTGGTCGACCAGCGCGATCACCGTACGGGTCTTGCCGGCGCCGGAGGCCATCACCAACAGCACCTCGCGCTGGCGCTTGTCGAGGGCGGCGTCGATCGCCTTGATGGCGCGGGTCTGGTAGTAGCGCCCGACGATGTCGGCATCGACAGGAGCTCCCGCCAGCGGCCGGCGGGTCGCGCGCCGCTGGATCATCAGTTCCAGTTCGTCGCGGGTGAAGAAGCCCTGGATCTCACGCGGCGGGTAGCCGGAGTCGCCGAAGGCGGCGTCGTCCCAGATCCAGTGCTGGTAGCCGTTGCTGCAGTAGTTCACCGGTCGACGGCCATACGCGGCCTCCAGGCACTCGACCAGACTGGGGCCGCGCCGACGTCCTGTGCCGCCAGGCTCCCGCGGACGTAGGATTGAGTCCTATCGAGAGTGAGACCCGATCATGCGCACTACGAAGCAACTCAGCATCACCCTTCCCATCGGCATGGCCGAGGCGCTGAAGGAACGCGTCACATCTGGCGCCTACGCGAGCGAGAGCGAGGTCGTTCGGGATGGCCTCCGTGCGCTGTTCGCGCGCGAGGAAGCCATCGAAAACTGGCTGCGCACCGAGGTTGTCGCCTCGTACGACGAGTTGCGAGCTGATCCCTCGCAGGCGATCAGCTCGGCTGATATGCGTGCGCACCTCGCGGAGCTGCATGCCCACCGTCTCGGAAAACAGGACTCGTGACCCGGCGCGTCGTCTACTCACCACGCGCCCAGGAGCAGCTCGATCGTCTCTACCTCTGGATCGCCGAACAGTCGGGCTTGCCCGACCGGGCAGAGTGCTACGTCTCTGCGATCCTCGGGTACTGTGATGGCTTGGCCGAGTTCCCGATGATCGGAATCGCCCGAGACGACCTGCGGGCAGGGCTGCGCACGATCGGCTTCCTACACCGTGCGGTCATCACGTTCGCGGTTCATGAAACTGCTATCGAAATCCACGGCGTCTATTACGGCGGCCAGGACTACGAATCACTGATTGCGGATGAGAACAGTTGAGAACTGTCCGCAGCGTACACCTCAGTCCGCAGCTGGAGGCTCGCCGAGCTCTTCCACTCTCGATGCCCAAGCATCACTAGCCTGGGCTGGGCATTGGCCCCAGGCCCCTCGTGACGCCGCCTCAGCACGGATCCGTTGACGTACGCCGTCGATGTCGAGGGAGGGGACCCCAGAACCCTCCGCCAGCGCACGCCCGGGTGCCTTGACTGTGACGTGGACGTCGACGGTCTCGAATGGGACGTCGAGCCACGCAGCGGCGACGCTCTGGGCTTCATACTCAACCTCGGCAAGGGTGTGAGCCTGACCACCGGTCCCGAGTGCGGGGATTTCGAACACCCACCAGGGACCCTCGCGCTCAGCAGTAACCTCAAACGTTCGCACGTTCATCGGCGCTTCCTTCCGCGCAACCGCTCCTGCAGCAATTCCACACCTGCTACTCGAAGAAGTCCTCGTCGATCTCGACGATCTGGATGGTCTGCTTGACCTGGACGCCGACGCCGTAGCGGATCATCAGGCGGGTGAGCCGTTCGCCGTCGATCAGCACGACGCGGGTCGGGACCGATTCCGCGTACGACCGCGCCCCGTCACTGAACATGCTGGTGGTGATGAAGACGCCCTGATTGGCCTGGTTGCCGGCGAGCGCGCCGACGAACGCCTGGATCGCCGGCCGGCCCACGCTGTTGTCGGGCGCGTAGCGCTTGGCTTGAACGTAGATCCGCGACAGACCAAGCGCGTCCTGGTCGATGATGCCGTCGATACCGCCGTCGTTGGACAGTTGCGTACGGGTGGCGGCGCCCTCCGCCCCGCCGTAGCCCATCTTCATCAGCAGGTCGAGCACGGCCTGCTCGAAGAAGACCGGTTCCTGGGCGTGGATCCTGGTCAACAGTTCGTCGGCCACATCCGCGGTGATCCGCGCGATGCCGGCCTCGATCTGCTCCTGCGGGTCGAGCACCGATTCGGCCGTCTCGACCTCGACGAGCTCAGCGGTCGGCAGCCCAGCCGGCGGTGGGAAGGCGGCATTGAACGCCTTCCAGGTGTGCGAGGCGTTGTCCTCACCAGCCAGCCGCCGAAGATCCCTCTCCGTGATCCCGTCCGGATGGTCATCGAGCAACCTCCGGCCGACCTCCGTGATGCGATAGTGAGCCCGCGAGGTGCGCTCGATCGCCCGGGCGCGGGTCAGGTACGACAGCGCCCAACTGGCACGGTTGAGCCACTGTTCTTGACCGGACGGGATCATGATCTGACGCTGCTCGTCGGTCAGCCCGAGCGACTCGGCGGCACCCTCGACGATGCTGCGATTACGCCGGATCTCGCCGTCGAGGAGCACCCGGAGGGACGGAGCCATGTACTGATCCCAGGTCGGAGCGGACATCAGAGCTCTCCGCGGAAGGCGTGGGCCCGGAGGGCGTCGTCGGCCGCGAGAGCACGCTGTACGGCGGCGCGCCGAGCACTTACCTCCTTCACCCGCTCAAGGTAGATCTGCTGTATTTCGAGCGGGGGCACCCCGACCGGCAGCGCCTTCAATTGGGTCATGTTGATGGATGCGATCCCGGTGGTCTGCTTTGCGGCGCTGTCGATCTTGCTCTTGAGCTCACCCGTAATCACACCGGCACTGTAGTGGCCTCCTCAGACAGCCCGGACGAGGCGAGGTCAGTTGGCCAGCGCCTTCTCGACCGAGGTCTCGTGCGGGCCGAGCAGCGGGACCCGGCGTGTGGTGACGTCCAGGACCATCTTCCAGTTGGCCGCGACCTCACGGACGCGGTTGGGTGGCCCGGCCGACACGGCGCTGTCGCCGACCCCGATCGCGTCGAGCCCGACTGCCCGGCAGGTCGCCACCGCCCGCGGAAGGTGGAAGTCCTGCGACACCACGGTGACCGCGTCGACCCCGAACACCT encodes:
- the dnaB gene encoding replicative DNA helicase; this translates as MGVVGLEQAWNADHREPGPGPDRQPPQDLVAEQSVLGAMMISKDAIAEVIELVRSDDFYKPAHELIFDAIVHLYSLGEPADAITVAEQLTKRGDIARVGGHTYLYDLVASVSVAANAGYYAQIVRDKAVLRRLVQASIKIAQLGYNAEGDVDDIVDEAQATMYAIADRRTTEDYKPLEQLIEPTMDEMELIEAQGGVMSGVPTGFAELDELTAGLHSGQMIIIAARPGMGKSTLGLDICRSASIKHGLTSCIFSLEMSQTEITMRMLSAEASVPLSHMRQGTMSSDEWDRVSGKASLIGSAPLYVDDSPNLTMMEIRAKARRLKQQHDLKLIVLDYLQLMSSGKKVESRQLEVSEFSRQMKLLAKELELPVIAISQLNRNPEKRDDKRPSVSDLRESGSLEQDADVIILVHRDDYYNKDDSDRVGEADIIVAKHRNGPTKTVTVAFQGHYSRFTDMAH
- a CDS encoding type I restriction-modification enzyme R subunit C-terminal domain-containing protein; protein product: MSQGYKVAGGDRLGKTIVFARNQAHAEFIAQRFNVAYPEYGGEFARVRTRRTSSSSTSAATSTTSARTCPALKGRCSCGDSSPSSDGDAVAAERIREAIQAIATALLPKKTIPSVAEQLPFLDEVAGDEWWVDVTLPMLEVMRLRLRDLVRFVEKTRQSPVYTDFEDTLDEPTVVDLPQATSGMNWERFRAKAQAYLRQHRDHVALQRLRRNEQLTADDLGSLAGMLVASGGDQQVDLAWVTERAGALGPFIRSLVGLDRSAVNEAVAGFLDESKFSVEQIRSGR
- a CDS encoding type II toxin-antitoxin system ParD family antitoxin; the protein is MRTTKQLSITLPIGMAEALKERVTSGAYASESEVVRDGLRALFAREEAIENWLRTEVVASYDELRADPSQAISSADMRAHLAELHAHRLGKQDS
- a CDS encoding type II toxin-antitoxin system RelE/ParE family toxin → MTRRVVYSPRAQEQLDRLYLWIAEQSGLPDRAECYVSAILGYCDGLAEFPMIGIARDDLRAGLRTIGFLHRAVITFAVHETAIEIHGVYYGGQDYESLIADENS
- a CDS encoding restriction endonuclease, whose protein sequence is MAPSLRVLLDGEIRRNRSIVEGAAESLGLTDEQRQIMIPSGQEQWLNRASWALSYLTRARAIERTSRAHYRITEVGRRLLDDHPDGITERDLRRLAGEDNASHTWKAFNAAFPPPAGLPTAELVEVETAESVLDPQEQIEAGIARITADVADELLTRIHAQEPVFFEQAVLDLLMKMGYGGAEGAATRTQLSNDGGIDGIIDQDALGLSRIYVQAKRYAPDNSVGRPAIQAFVGALAGNQANQGVFITTSMFSDGARSYAESVPTRVVLIDGERLTRLMIRYGVGVQVKQTIQIVEIDEDFFE
- a CDS encoding restriction endonuclease subunit S, producing MITGELKSKIDSAAKQTTGIASINMTQLKALPVGVPPLEIQQIYLERVKEVSARRAAVQRALAADDALRAHAFRGEL